The genome window GCGGCGGCGTGGCGCTGCAGTCCGGTCCGCATCGCGGTGCCGTAGCCGGGCACGCGCTCGACGATCCGCTGGTGCGACGGGCCGTCGATGAGCAGCAGCTCGGAGTCGACGACGGCGTCGTAGAAGTAACGCGAGGGTGCTCCGGTCGTCAGGCTCTCGCTGTCGGCGAGCCACCACGTCTCGGGCGCGAACTGGACGATATGTTCCTTGCCGCGCGCATCGATGACGTAGCTGCGCAGGCAGCCGGAGGCGACGAACGCGGCGTGGCGCGCGGCCTCGCCGGCGCGCTGCAGGAATTCGCCCGCCGCCAGCCGCCTCGCGACGAAGAGGCCGCGCATGAACGCGAGCTCATCGCCGGTGAACGAGGCGCGCGCCTCGAGATAGGCGCGCAGCGTCTCGAACGCGGGCGGCGAGTCGGGCACGCGCAGAGTCTACCGTCAAAATTCCTTCGCATCAGTGATGGCATCTGCGCGCGAACGGCGTTAAAGTACGTAGCACTGCGCGTCGGTACTTCACATGACATCTTCCTTTGGCGCCCGGTTGCGCCAGCACCGTGAAGAACGAGGGATTCCGCTCAGCGTCATCGCGGGGCAGACGAAGATCAAGATGTCGCTCCTCGACGGGCTCGAGCGCGACGACCTGGCGCACTGGCCGCCCGGAATCTTCCGTCGCGCCTACGTTCGCTCCTACGCCAAAGCCATCGGCCTCGATCCCGACGCCACCCTCGCCGAGTTCCTGACGAACTATCCCGAGACCCCCGAAGTGATCGATGCGGGTGCGGTGCCGCAGGACGGAGCCCCGGGTAACGGCGGAGCTTCGACGCGCCTTCGTCACCTGTTCGGATCCGCCGTCGGGTCGCTCTCCAGGCTCCGGCGCGCACCGGCCGCCGACGAGCGGATGCAGCCGCAGGGAACGACCGGCAGCGCCCTGTCCCTGGGCGCGCCTGCGTCGCGTCCGCCGCGAGTCGAACCCGAGCTGGCTGGTCCCCTCGACGAACCGGCGGCGTTTCCCGAGCCGGAGCCTCTCGCCGGGCTGCCTCCCGCGGCCGAAGCCGCGATGGATCCGCCGGCCGCGTTCGACGAGACCGCCACGAGCGCGGCTGACGAACCCGCGCCGGCACCAATCACGCCCGAGGCCGCGTCGCCGGCGATCGCGATCGACCTGCTCGCCGCCGCCGGGTTGTGCACGGCTCTGGGGCGCGTCGAGAACGCGACGCAGATGCCGCCGCTGCTGCGGGAGGCGGCCGCGATCCTCGGCGCGCGCGGCCTGATCGTCTGGGTGTGGGATTCGATCGCGGAGGAACTGCAGCCCGCGCTCGTCTACGGCTACCCCGACAAGCTGGTGGCACAGCTCCCGCGGCTCAAGCCGAACGACGACAATCTCACCGCGGCCGCCTTCCGGTCGTCCGAGACGCTCGGCATCGGCGGCAGCCCGGAGGCCAGCGCCGCGCTCGCCGTGCCGCTCCAGATTCCGGGCGGGTGCGCCGGCGTGCTCGCGATCGAACTGCCGCCGGGATCCGAAGAGTCCGATGCCGTCCGCGCCGTCGCGGTCGTCTTCGCCGCGATGCTGGCGCAGCTCGTCGGCGCCGCGCCCGCGGCGTCCGATCAGCCGCTTCCCTCGGAAGGGGATCGCCCGGCCCGCCAGCAGATGTCCACTGCGGTCTGACGCCCGCAGTCGACCAGGAGCGGCTCGCCGTCCCCGCACCCGCGCCGGTCGGTCCTGCGATCGTCAAAGCTCTCATTCATGGCCCTCGACAGCCGGCGTCAGGATCTGCGGGCTGATCTCCTGTTCGGTCGGACAGCGGACGCCAGGAGATCGGCATCCGCATGGCGATCGGCGCGTCCGCGCGCAACGTCCAGGGAATGGTGAGCGCGCAGACGCTGGCTGGCGGCGCGCTCGGGACGCTGGCGTCGTGGGGGCTGGCCGGCCTTGCGAGCGGACTGCTTTACGGCGTGGCCGCGACCGATCCGCTAACCTTCGCGGCGATGCTCCTGGTGCTCACGTTCGTCGCCGCCGTGGCCGGCTGCGTGCCGGCGCGGCGCGCTTCGCGGATCGATCCGATGGCCGCTTTGCGCGCCGAGTCGGCGTCCGCGCGATCTCTCCGGCGAAGGCGTATGCCTGCTGCAGCCAATCGGTGATCGGCGCCTCCACTTCGTCCCGGTGCCGGATCGGAACGATGTGGGCGAACTTCGATTTCGACGACGGGAGGACGCGGCGGATGCGCGGGTGCTTCAGCGCGCGCGGCAGGAACACGCACACCTCGAGAAAGCTCTTCTTCGGCCGGACGAAGAAGTAGCACGACGTGCGCGAGAACATGATGGACTTGTGCGACGCGTAGATGCGCTGGTCGCCGAATTCGACGGCGGACTCGCGCAACCGCTCCCACGCGTCGCGGAGATCCTCGGTCAGATCGGCGGTGAGCGCGGCCTCGGTCGTCGTCCAGCAGTCGTGCGGCTCGCCTTCCTCGATCCAGTCCTTGCAGTGGTAGCACTGTCGCCGCGCCATGGACGATTGCAGGGTCAGCGGACGAAGGCGGCGAAGTTGTCGCGCGTGATCTCGATGTCGCGAACTTCGCCGGCGGCGCCGAGCGGTTTGCCGGGCGCGCCGTTGATGGAGTAGGTGAACGCGGACGCGTCGCCGACACGGAAGGCAAGTGACTCGGCGGCGTTGACGGTCACGCGTTCACCCGGCGCGAGCAGCCGATACAGCACGCGCCTGCCGTCGGCCGCGCCCGTCACCCACAGCGGCGCGGCGGCCTGAATGTCGATGGTCAGCTGACGCGGCGCCGGCCGGGCCGCGGCGGGGGCCGCCGTTGCCGGGGTCGAGCGCGCGGGAGCCGCCAGGGACGCCGTGTCGCCGCTGGTGCCGACGGCGCCGGGTTCGGCCGGTCGCGGGCGATCGGGCCGGTTCGCCACCGCGAGTGCCAGGAGGGCGACGGCGAGCGCGATCACCACGCCAGAGCTGGTTGCGGCGGACAGGAGCTGCGATGTCGCGCGGCGCACGGACCCCGGAGAGTCCGGTTCAGCCAGCTCGGCGGGCTCGGCGTGAGGATGTTCGAGTTCGTATTCGCTGATGATCGCCTGCGGCGACAGGCCGACCTGAGACGCGTACGTCCGCAGGAACGCGCGGGCATAAAAATCACCCGGCAGGCACGCAAAATCCCCCCGTTCGATGGCTTCGAGGGAGGCGGCGCGGATTTTGGTGGAGGCGGAAAGGTCCGCGATCGTGAGACCTGCCCGTTGCCGGGCAGCCCGAAGGCGCGCCGAGACGTCGGTCACATGCGCGTCGATCGCAACTATCGCTCCAGCTGTCCGTCCACGCCGCGGCTGAGGTGGACTTGACGTTCCCGCCGCGCGGAGCCAGAGTTCTGGCGCATGAAGACCATCTTCCTCGTCACCGGCCTCGCGGTCGCGGCGGCAGCGATCGTCCAACAAACGCCGCCGGCCTCCCCAAATGCGGACATGCACTACCAACTCGGCCCGGACTCGCTGCCGCGCGACGGGGTGCCGAAAGGCGAGGTCCGCGGGCCGTTTACCCTGCCGAGCGAGGCGTATCCCGGGACGCGGCACACCTACTGGGTCTACGTCCCGGCGCAATACGATCCGGCGGCGCCGGCCAGCCTGATGGTGTTCAACGACGGCCAGGCGTTCAAGAA of Vicinamibacterales bacterium contains these proteins:
- a CDS encoding helix-turn-helix domain-containing protein, which gives rise to MTSSFGARLRQHREERGIPLSVIAGQTKIKMSLLDGLERDDLAHWPPGIFRRAYVRSYAKAIGLDPDATLAEFLTNYPETPEVIDAGAVPQDGAPGNGGASTRLRHLFGSAVGSLSRLRRAPAADERMQPQGTTGSALSLGAPASRPPRVEPELAGPLDEPAAFPEPEPLAGLPPAAEAAMDPPAAFDETATSAADEPAPAPITPEAASPAIAIDLLAAAGLCTALGRVENATQMPPLLREAAAILGARGLIVWVWDSIAEELQPALVYGYPDKLVAQLPRLKPNDDNLTAAAFRSSETLGIGGSPEASAALAVPLQIPGGCAGVLAIELPPGSEESDAVRAVAVVFAAMLAQLVGAAPAASDQPLPSEGDRPARQQMSTAV
- a CDS encoding helix-turn-helix domain-containing protein, whose protein sequence is MLDDRCRRDREAGDEEDGLHAPELWLRAAGTSSPPQPRRGRTAGAIVAIDAHVTDVSARLRAARQRAGLTIADLSASTKIRAASLEAIERGDFACLPGDFYARAFLRTYASQVGLSPQAIISEYELEHPHAEPAELAEPDSPGSVRRATSQLLSAATSSGVVIALAVALLALAVANRPDRPRPAEPGAVGTSGDTASLAAPARSTPATAAPAAARPAPRQLTIDIQAAAPLWVTGAADGRRVLYRLLAPGERVTVNAAESLAFRVGDASAFTYSINGAPGKPLGAAGEVRDIEITRDNFAAFVR
- a CDS encoding DUF5655 domain-containing protein, which gives rise to MARRQCYHCKDWIEEGEPHDCWTTTEAALTADLTEDLRDAWERLRESAVEFGDQRIYASHKSIMFSRTSCYFFVRPKKSFLEVCVFLPRALKHPRIRRVLPSSKSKFAHIVPIRHRDEVEAPITDWLQQAYAFAGEIARTPTRRAKRPSDRSAKRAAPARSRPRRRRT
- a CDS encoding Crp/Fnr family transcriptional regulator, with product MPDSPPAFETLRAYLEARASFTGDELAFMRGLFVARRLAAGEFLQRAGEAARHAAFVASGCLRSYVIDARGKEHIVQFAPETWWLADSESLTTGAPSRYFYDAVVDSELLLIDGPSHQRIVERVPGYGTAMRTGLQRHAAAKDHRIVSALSASAEERYLAFLATYPSIAQRVPQKMLASYLGVSPETLSRIRTKLSRASRR